The region GAGCTAAACGAGGTGgaaaacacatacaacaaggACAACAACAAATACCCATTCAATTGTTTTGGAACAATCAAGACCAACGTAAGAACACCCAAACAGCACAAACTTTCAATCTTCTTGTTACGACTTGTTTTCGATAGCCCAACGATCTCGTACTGATCCAAGTCTGTCCATCTCCTCAGACATTACACAGCAGGTTTGTAGTCCTCTATCGATGCATACGTCAGCAGTCCAACTACCATCTGAACATGAAGATTTCTCGTACGGTGAGATGGAGGAGCACGATGTTGGAATGACTGGACAACAACCACGCAGTGGATTTTCTGTTGTGATAAACACAGATAGAAGCGTCGCAAACAAACGATTTGTCTTCAAGTCTGAAGATGGTGATCGAGATGTGATTGCTGCAGGTGGTGATGTTGAGCATGTGTTGATGGgatttgttggtctgttggtcattcgtgtgtcagtttgttgtttgcttgtttgtttgttattttatctgtttgcttatttggttggttgttgacttatgtgtttgtttttggtttgtgtgtgtgtgtgtgtgtgtgtgtgtgtgtgtgtgtgtgtgtgtgtgtgtgtcactgtgtgtgtgtgtgtgtcttttttgtttgtttgtgtctgtttgtctgttttttttgtatttttatttggtttgttgtatttgtatgtttgtttatgtttttctCTGCAAGTtggcctgtttgtctgttcggtgtttgttagtctgtccatctctttgcaacacaacaaattaGCTTTGCGTCAAAATTTTTtaacttttatttatttttatttattttatttattttattctatttattctatttattttatttattttatttattttatttattttatttattttatttattttatttattttatttaatttatttattttatttattttatttattttatttattttatttattttatttattttatttattttatttattttatttgttttatttgttttatttgttttatttgttttatttgttttatttgttttatttgttttatttgtttttgttttatttgttttatttgttttatttgttttatttgttttatttgttttatttattttatttattttatttatttattctatttattctatttatttattttatttattctatttattttatttatttattctatttatttagtttatttatttatttattttatatattttattttatttaattatttgtttattgtaaaaatatattatttatgtattaaaatattttattaaatatatttctCTCCATTTATCTACAGTAGCTCAACCACTCGAGATCATCACACACTCCATACTGACACAACATTTATCTATTTGTAGTATTTGATTCCAAGTTGGATGAACGAGACGACACAACCCAGCGTAACAGCCACAACTCGTCAACACCCATCCCACACTCCATTGCATCCATCTCTCATGACACCCAACCATTCACTCTAACTCAGTCCCACGATTCTCAACCATTTGGTACGTTTGTGCGGCAAGACGTACCACCACCTTCCAACTTTGTGAGCATTCAACCTGGCGACAACACCGACTTACGTCAACTGCTTCAACAGACGAAACGTGCTGCTTCTCCAAGACCAAACGCGTTTCAAGTGCTACCCACTGTTGGTGTGCATCGCAGGAAGCCAACTGAAGTAGACACTTTGATTAGAACTGATCATCGTTTATCAGTTCCACAAGCTCGTCTGCCTCACATGCAGTCGTCGCCTGCGTTTCGTTCTCCTCCATCTCGTAGTCGCTCGTGTGGCTTTACTGTTACAACGAGTGGTGAAGATGGTGGTTTGCGGAGTGAGAGTGGGAGTCAGTCTCGAGTGATTCCTCCTCCTTTGCCGAAGATGGTTGGTGATTCTCCGCAGGAACGATACGAGGCTCTGAAGGAAAGAGATGCTAAGATGAGAGAAGGTGaggcacgtgcgtgtgtgtgtgtgcgtgtgtgtacgtgcacttgtgtgtgtgtgtgtgtgtgtgtgtgtgtgtgtgtgtgtgtgtttgtgtgtgtgtgtgtgtgtgtgtgtgtgtgtgtatgtgtgtgtgtgcatgtgtatgtgtgcatgtgtgtgtgtgtgtgggtgtgtgtgtgtgtgtgtgtgtgtgctggtttgtttgttgtatggaTGGTTTTGTGTCACACTTTATGCAtccagtttgtgtgtgtttgataaCATTCCTTGTGAACTCTTAGGCCTGGTGAAAGACACATCATTGAAGACAGCAAAAGTTGTGAAAGGAACGTGCCCCGATATGTGCCCAGAGACGGTACTTTTTGTATCATTATATTTGACTTTGGGCActtgatgttgatattaatgtcaGGAACGATACATGAGATTGACTCAGCACGGACTGAGACACTTTGAGCTAACAGAAACGGTATGGAAGAGACAGTCATGCATTGCCATCTTGTTGTAGATAGCTGTGTGCACTTAGGCCGATGGTCAGAGAGTATTAGACCATGCAAAAGCCATCAAAGAGTATTCAAGGTCGTCTGCTGATAAAGTTAgttgtcactgtgtgtgtgtgtgtgtgtgtgtgtgtgtgtgtgtgtgtgtgtgtgtgtgtgtgtgtgtgtgtgtgtgttgcaacaTTTGCTTAATGTTATTGTTTGGAGTAGGAGGAGCCGCTGCCTCATCAGCTTCGACCACCTCATGTACTTGACATGACGATGAATTATCTCTTGAACAATGTGATGGACGCCAGCAGCGATCGGTGGCCTGAGTGGTTTGATTTTGTATGGAACAGAACAAGAGCGATTAGAAAGGTTGGCTACAACTTCTATTTTAGTTGGATTATTGCAACCCATGTAGCACAGCAGAGTgaggttgtaatgttttcagagatgtgtgtgtgtgtgtgtgtgtgtgtgtgtgtgtgtgtgtgtgtgtgtgtgtgtgtgttgtgtgtctgtctgtctgtgtttctgtctgtctatctgtctgtctgtctgtttcaatacatatattttccgtTTAAATCAAtcgtttacatcatgagcaacctaacactaaATGGTCCTgaaacatacaaaattactctgtctgtctgtctgtttgtctgtctggctgtctgtctgtctgtctgtcagcattTTGTGTGGCAGCATTTTTTAGACTTGGTATTCCTACCATATTCCCagattgttaccaagtgtgattgtggtagaagccttgatgaacatggttatcatctattgacctgcaagtttggcggtggcccagtatggcaacacaatacaatcgtgtcaacttgggctaaatgtttagacgagttaaatattcctcatcaagttgagccaagaaataggtatactgactGTGAGAACAGGCCagatataacaacatatgatcccactggacacttgacaagagacctggacatttcacttgctcatccacattcttgtgacaccgtacaatcagctgccaaaatatcaggttatgcaACTGAGTTGAGAAAAAAAaggcaaaatgacaaaatatggtcaacagcagtctatagcaggatctgatacaacatgtattccactggtttttgaacactttggcttttggggccctatggctgaagactatctcgataagatctccaaaatttcaaaagatgtaAATGgaaaagcagcaaaacagactttagagatagacggagaaagcaactgtctgtagttgtatagtcttgcaactctcgtgtgatttttaaaaagctgtcgaagttgtctaagtgcaattttgatgattttctatatgataaagatgttcaacattttgttcattgactgttattgttatgcatacgtaaagttagcgattgttattggtagagtaagagttcaaatataacaatctgtctggctggctgcttgtttgtctgtctatctgtttgtctgtctgtctgtgctgtATAACTGTTTATTTGTCATTTGTATTGTGGACCACAGGATCTTACACAGCAGCAAGTGTGCAATCCATTGGCTGTTAGTCTCGTGGAAAAAACAACAAGGTCTTAATGGATGACGTCACAGCCGATTGATTGTTTGACTTGTTGTTCCTTATATGTAGATTTCACGTGTTTGCTGCTCATCAGTTGTGTGAAGAGGAGCTGCTTGACTTCGATCCAAAAATCAACGATGAGAATCTAACAAAATGTCTTCAGACCCTAAAACAGTATTATACGGATCTTAGACAGACGGTAtggttatgtgtttgtgtgttgggtgattttgtttgatttttgtttttcttgttttgtaggGTGTTGAATGTGATTTGGAGCCTGAATTTCGTTGTTACACGATTCTTATGAATCTTGATCAGAGTGACGTGTTGCGGTATGACGTGAATAGGAATGTGAACTAGTAAAGTTTTGTGACGTTGAAGCAATGATtaacacactagactattgtattggagggatgcatctcacaatacactagactattgtattggaggaatgcatctcacaatacactagactattgtattggagggatgcatctcacaatacattagactattgtattggagggatgcatctcataatacttTAGACTATtttattggagggatgcatctcacactacactagactattgtattggagggatgcatctcacactacactagactattgtattggagggatgcatctcacaatacactagactattgtattggagggatgcatctcactagactattgtattggagggatgcatctcacaataaaCTAGACTTATAATTACATGAATGTGTGTAGAGAGGTTCTTACATTTCCACGATGGGTTCGCGACTCTCACAACGTTATGTTTGCAATGAAAGTCTATGCAGCATTTAACAGCAACAACTACGTCAGATTCTTTCGACTCGTCAGGTATCTTCAACCACATCACTTGCCCAAGCCAACATCCAAACTCGATTTCTATTTCAGAAACTCAACATATTTGGAAGCATGTATCTTACACAGATACCTCACACAGGTTATTGACATTCGTTTGTATAAATTTCTCATCTTATTCTTTCTATCATTTTTTATATTGTCAGATGCGTGTGGCAGCATTACAGACTATGGAGAAGGCATTTTGTACTCAAAAACAGTTGACGTTGTTTCCGTTGTCAGACTTTGTAAATCTGCTCGCATTTGAAGACAATGAAGAGGTGATGCTGTGTGTATTATGTCATGACTGACTTGCTTTCTATTTGCAACTCACATTGTTTGTTATCTATTGTCTCCATTTGTTCTTATTTGCTACTTGTTGTACTCACTTTTCTACTGAGAGATTTGCTGTATTTGACATCATCATCTGTCTTAcagtgtgtacgtgtgtgtgtgtgtgtgtgtgtgtgtgtgtgtgtgtgtgtgtgtgtgtgtgtgtcactgtgtgtgtgttgtgtataaacaaagaaacatcgtttgtgtgtcaatatttCTGTGTGGTTGAGTCCAATTCTGACTTGAACTTCTGTCTGCATactcagacacacaaactTTGACAGCATGTCTGCTACAAAACCTGTTATTTATCTAACACCCTACAAACCATCTGTCACTGATGTTTGTTGACTTCTCCATTTGTCTTGGttatgtctgtcttcttgatgtCACTTGTTATCataattgatgttgatatcaattaggcTATTGCATTCTGTCAGCATTATGGTGTCACTGTTGAGAATGAAGCAGTTTGTCTTACGAGAGGCAGATTTAGTGACTCTGGGGAGGCTCTTACTGTTCGACGTCTTTGGCAATTGGTGGAGAGCAAGAGAACTGGCTCGATAGGCGAGGTAACAGCATTACAGAATGGACTGACATTTATACACGCAGACTGATATGCCATATGATCATAGTTTGAAAATGATGGAGACGTgttgacagatggacagacaaatagacagatggacaaatagatagacagatggacagacaaatagacagatagacagatggacagatagacaggtagatggacagacagacagacaggtagatagatagacagacatatagacagatggacagatagacaggcagatggacagacaggcagatagacagacagatggacagatagacaggcagatggacagacaggtagacagatagacagacagatagacagacagatagacagacagatggacagatagacaggcagatagacagacagacagacagacaggtagatagatggacagactgatagacagatgggcagatagacaggcagatggacagacagatagacaggtagacagatggacagacagatagacaggtagacagatggacagatagacaagcagatggacagatagacaggcagatggacaggcagacagacaagtagacagacaggtagacaagacaggtagacagatgaacagatggatggacagacaaatacagacatatggacagacaagcagacagacttTAGAAACAACTTGATGTTACTTAACATGTCATTAACATGTAATAAGCTCTTCAAGTTACCAGTTAATTCTGTTTACACTTGCTTTGTACTTTTAGGTCATACAAGCTGGACCTCTTGCTCCTCCACCTTCCCACATTCCTCACTCAAGTTTCGACTCTTCGTATCGCGCAGAGGTGGAAGAAATTTTACGCAATAGAACAAACATACTACCCCAACTATCATCACATCAACAGACACCACCACATCAACAGCATGTAGCATCTCATCTACAGGAGGAAACATCACAACTTATGAATGAAGTTTGGTGGCTGTTTAGTGAGACATTTTTAGTGAGATACGATGGGATGTTGTGGATTTAGTTGACGAGTTTAGTTGCTAATGATTATCTTGAGCGAGGAATTGCAATGGTTGTTGATCAAACTGCAAGAGAAGTTGGTCAACAGGTGATTGACCGtttagtgtgtttgtgcatgtgtgtacgtgtgtacgtgtgtgttcatgtgtgtgtgtgtgtgtgtgtgtgtgtgtgtgtgtgtgtgtgtgtgtgtgtgtgagtgtgtccatgtgtgtgtgtgtgtgtgcatgtgtgcatgtgtgtccgtgtgtgtgtgtccgtgtgtgtgtgtgtgtgtgcgcatgtgtgtgtgtgtgcgcatgtgtgtgtgtgtgtgtgtgtgtgtgtgtgtgtgtgtgtgtgtgtgcgcgcgtgcatgtgtgtgtgagtgtgtgtttgtgtgcatgtgtgtgttcatgtgtgtgtgtgtgtgtgtgtgtgtgtgtgtgtgtgtgtgtgtgtgcatgtgtgtgtgtgtgtgcacgtgtgtgtgtgcacgtgcgcgtgtgtgtgtgcacatgtgtgtgtgcacgtgtgtgtgtgtgtgcacatgtgtgtgtgtgtgtgtgtgtgtgtgtgtgtgtgtgtgtgtgtgtgtgtgtgtgtgtgtgtgtgtcactttgtgGTGACTCTATTGCACATCTTCATACAATTTTTCTCTCCAGGTGCAACAACTAAAAACTTCAAGTGTCACCATTGCAGCTGAGATTCAATCCACCGTTGAAACTGATCTAATCCATATCACAGCTATAGAATCCATCAATGAAGCAACAACCTATAGGTCATCATCATTGCATTCAACTGATACGTATTTATTTCCTTATTTCTTGTATGTGGATTCCATTCCAGAGAGAAAATAGCAGCATTGATGAAAGGGATTAGTGCTGTAATGCAGGAGTTATTGGAGGAGACGGTAACTTGTCTCGTCAAATTTACTGCAGTCAGTGTTtggaggtttgtgtgtgtgtgtgtgtgtgtgtgtgtgtgtgtgtgtgtgtgtgtgtgtttgtgtgtgtgtgtgtgtgtgtgtgtgtgtgtgtgtgtgtgtgtctgtgtgtgtgcgtttgagaTGTGAGACTTGATGATGTGTGTTGATGAGGAGTTAATATGTTATTTTTGGTTTGTGTTGCTTGGTTATTGGAGCAGGTAATTGCCAGTTGTgagtttctgtttgtctgcttgtttgtctgcttgtttgtttgtttgtgtttgtatgtttgcttgtgtgtatgcttgtctgcttgtttgtttgtatgtttgtctgcttgtttgtatgtttgtttgtctgtttatttgtctgtttgtttgtctgtttatttgtctgtttgtttatatgtttgtctgtttatgtacttgtttgtatgtttgtttgcatgtttgtttgtctgcctgtttgcctatttgtttgtctgcttgcttgtctacttgtttgtatgtttgtttgtctgtttgtgtttctgcctgtttgtttgtctgcttctttgtgtgcatgtttgtttgcatgtctgttttgtgttcatttgttaGTGTGCATGTCACTCGGTGTCTACTTCTTTTTGTGTGTTATACTGTATGTGCATCACTGACATTGGACTTGGTGTGTTGTTAGGGAGGCTTTGCATTTGCAAATAGCGAATGAAGCAAGAAACGAAGCTTGCGTTGCAGAGTGTGATAGTTTATTGACGAAGTGTCTTGCTGATATGGTGCAGTTAGTGGCTGATGAGGTGGTCAAGGAGTCGAAGGCGTTACGAGCGGACAATTTTGCTAAAATATCTAAGAAGTGTTGTGTAATCAGGCTACGACGGTTCTTTAATCGGTAAGAATTTCTATAACAGTAGAAGTTTTTGACAATATTTGGAGATGcatttctccaatacaatagtctagtgtattgtgagatgcatccctccaatacagtagtctagtgtattgtgagatgcattccttcaatacaatagtttagtgtattgtgagatgcatccctcaatacaagagtctagtgtattgtgagatgcgttcctccaatacaagagtctagtgtattgtgagatgcattacAAGTCGTTTGACTGACACATCACCGGACATGTGGTCAGCTGTTATGTACAAGCTACCTTCTGAACAGTTTTCTTTCGCTCTGAATGCAGTTTCTGAAACTCTGCCAACCAATGCAAATCTTTTGCTGTGGAGAAAGAGAGATTGTGACAAATGTCCTTTATGTTCCCAACGACAGACTTTGCTACACGTCCTAAACAACTGTACAGTTCTTTTGAATAAAGGTCTATATACTCATCGTCATGACTCTATACTGAGAATATTGTACAATATGGCAAGGTTGAGATTGCCCAAAGAAAATATTATCTATGCTGACCTCAAATGTAGTGATGTGCCCTTCCCTTCACACATTATTAATTCGAGGTTAAGACCTGATATTATTATTTGGAatgaaagaaccaacagagtCTATGTAATTGAACTGACGGTGTGCTATGAAACAAACTTTCAGGCAGCAAACCAAAAAAATGCAAGTGTGATAGATACACTGAACTGGTCGAAGAGATAAGATCAAGTTATAATTGCCAGCAAATAAACATCTCTATTGGTTCAAGGGGTATCATTGATCATCATGGACTGGACCATTTGCTTCAAATCCTTAAAGCAACAACCAAGGAATGTAAATGCTTCATATCTTCAATCATCACTTGTTCTATTGAAGAGTCACACAGGATATGGATAATGAGAAATATGAAGTAACTGTATTATAACTTATTGATGCTTACTTAtttagtttgatgttttgtgtacttagtctttTGCGCATGCATTATGAGGGGCAGTGCAAAAGATTATAGAGCCCCAGATTAGCTTGTATATTTTTGGTACCGCACTATTGTTACGTGCGTTGGCCTGGCACTAGCTAGTTGCTCCctgtttatttcaataaatgggtctacattgtgtattgtgagatgcatccctctaatacaatagtctagtgtattgtgagatgcattcctccaatacaagaGTCTAGTggattgtgagatgcatccttctaatacaatagtctagtgtattgtgagatgcatccttctaatacaatagtctagtgtattgtgagatgtatccctccaatacaatagtctttATAATGTCTTGATACATTTACTTTTTTCTTATTTAGCTGGTTGATGTTGGTAATTGGAAGACATAAGTTACGTCACTGTCTACAAGAGTTCCCTGTTGGTCCATCTGTCCTCTCAACAGAGTTACAACTTCTTCACTTGAGGAAACCATCAGTTTACACAACCACGAGGCCTCACGTTAAGAGGGCTCGAGTAGCAGACAACTTAAGGTATGATCCACAAAATCACTTTGCTGAGATTGAGGTGTTGATGGAATTGAGTTACGTTGGTGTAGTCCATTTGAACAGGAAATGCAGCTCAATACAGAActacagaagagaagaaagtTACTTGAGTTTGCAAGGTATGCATGTAATtaatgtgtgtggtgtgtgtgtgtgtgcgtgtgtgtgtgcgtgtgtgtgtgcatgtggtgtgtgtgtgtgtgtgtgtgtgtgtgtgtgtgtgtgtgtgcttgcatgttaTCAAAGGCATGTGGACCTCTAGACTATCACTTCAATTCTCTTTTTATCAGAATAATGTTATATCAACAATTGGATCTTGTTGATATTGCCGAGAAACATTACACCAATAGCCAACACTTTTCTAACATCTACTGGCAGCTCTGCATCTCGACTTCTAACACTTTGCCACTAGAGCTGGAAGATTGGTTCAAGTCGAAGTTCTGTGGGAGTCAACAAGTCACTAACAAATCAGCAGAAGCTGTAACGAACCATAATCGTTATGTAATGCATTGTAATGTGCATAAACACTTTTGTTAGGTTCAGACTTGGTATTGTGACACTGTGAATCGTCATGGAAGAAACTTTCATATCTGTTGCAAGGTCCGCTTCCAAAgttgttgcacacacacacacacacacacacacacacacacacacacacacacacacacacacacacacacacacacacacacacacacacacacacacacgtgcatgcacacacacgcgcgtgcacacacacacacacacacacacacatacacacacgcacgcacgcacacacatgcacaatgtTTAACCCCATGATTGTTTGATTTCTCATTGTGTGTTGATGGTTTGCAGCATATCCGAGGCATCCTCTCACTTGCTCAGTCAGAAATTGCTGTGCAGGAACGTTGTCTCTATGGAACCCATTTGGTTGTATTTGTAATGAATTCAAATAGGGGACGCATCAGTTGGAAGGCACGACTTCAACTTACCgatttgtgattgtttgttggtatgttgtttgtgtgattgtttAGTCAGAGGCTCAACGTTTGTATGCGTTGTGTAATATGATGCCGGCTTTTCCTGGTGTGTCTGTTCTTGTTGTCATTCCTGAAATTGTGACAAGTCTCACACAGACGGATATAGAGAAAGGTAAGTTGGATGATTGCattctgacagacagacagacagatggacaaacatatagacagatacacagacagagataggcagacagatagacagacacacagatagacaaacagacaaacagatagacaaacaggtacagatggacaagcacacagacagacagacagactgacagaaatatggacaaacagacagacagacagacagactgacagaaatatggacaaacagacagacagacggacagatggacaaacgggtagacagacaaacagacagacagatggacagaccagtagacagacaaacagacagacagatggacagaccagtagacagacaaacagacagatgtatggacaaacagacagacagacagacagatgaccaaacagatagacagacagacagatggatagacaggtagacagacaaacagacagacagatggactaacaaacacacagatggatgaacagacagacaaacagatggacaaacagacagacagacagatggacaaacagacagacagacagacagacaaatggacaaacagatagaagacagacagacagatggacaaacaggtagacagacagacagacagacagatggacaaacagatagaagacagacagacagatggacaaacaggtagacagacaaacagacagacagatgcacaaacagatagacagacagacagatggacaaacaaacagatggacagacagacagatggacaaacagatagacagacagacagacagacagatggacaaacaaacagatggacagacagacagatggacaaacagatagacagacagacagacagatggacaaacaaacagatggacagacagacagatggacaaacagatagacagacagacagacagatggacaaacaacagatggacagacagacagatggacagaccagacagatggacagaccagacagatggacaaacagacagacagcaagacagacagacaaatttaatgagcagacagacagacagacagacaaataaaaacaaaatgtaaacaaacacaaacacgacACTTAACTGAAATCATAAGCCATGCAATACAACTAATGTTTCACACATAACACATTTATCTCGTGTCTTGTAGCTCTCGACCTTtcaaagttgatatcaacaggcACCATCATCACATGGAATGCAGTCGTAATAGATCTAAGTGACATTGTAACATGCCAAAGCGACTCGCCATCCCTACAGGCACGTGAACGCACCACAACACAGAAAATAGATCAGACGTGTGATGTCGTGTGTTTCTCCATTTTGTGTCTACAGCTTGAATCTGCCATTCGACACCTTGCGGCTGcatcaccatcaccaccaaAACTTAAACACGACTCTCTTCACAATTTTGTTACGTTAGGTCAGTATGCAATGCTCCagctgtcacacacacacacacacacacacacacacacacacacacacacacacacacacacacacacacacacacacacacacaccacacaccacacacgtgcacacacacacacacacacaccac is a window of Corticium candelabrum chromosome 20, ooCorCand1.1, whole genome shotgun sequence DNA encoding:
- the LOC134196034 gene encoding germinal-center associated nuclear protein-like, producing MLTSSSLPSHIGGRNRLSNAGASPGRNVPSSLKQPLISFPTATGDQQYEFGQPDASSAATQLNPFHAKLKTDILRSGNEVDEESVSGDEGVKDGDRANPFFKGVRKRPARMQQTHHTESAPPPFTQIASRVASDETKSEQPSRPTLTSTNMFAAAVEAAASTRQDGFRAASNLQLVKRKQEAVMHGGGVAGHVWPGDISLKTSLHVKQIPNELNTREVIGGHFGKFGNVVRVSCFPAKRYATVVFDTIFMVLRALIVSTQESAARAKRGGKHIQQGQQQIPIQLFWNNQDQPQRSRTDPSLSISSDITQQVCSPLSMHTSAVQLPSEHEDFSYGEMEEHDVGMTGQQPRSGFSVVINTDRSVANKRFVFKSEDGDRDVIAAVFDSKLDERDDTTQRNSHNSSTPIPHSIASISHDTQPFTLTQSHDSQPFGTFVRQDVPPPSNFVSIQPGDNTDLRQLLQQTKRAASPRPNAFQVLPTVGVHRRKPTEVDTLIRTDHRLSVPQARLPHMQSSPAFRSPPSRSRSCGFTVTTSGEDGGLRSESGSQSRVIPPPLPKMVGDSPQERYEALKERDAKMREGLVKDTSLKTAKVVKGTCPDMCPETERYMRLTQHGLRHFELTETADGQRVLDHAKAIKEYSRSSADKEEPLPHQLRPPHVLDMTMNYLLNNVMDASSDRWPEWFDFVWNRTRAIRKDLTQQQVCNPLAVSLVEKTTRFHVFAAHQLCEEELLDFDPKINDENLTKCLQTLKQYYTDLRQTGVECDLEPEFRCYTILMNLDQSDVLREVLTFPRWVRDSHNVMFAMKVYAAFNSNNYVRFFRLVRNSTYLEACILHRYLTQMRVAALQTMEKAFCTQKQLTLFPLSDFVNLLAFEDNEEAIAFCQHYGVTVENEAVCLTRGRFSDSGEALTVRRLWQLVESKRTGSIGEVIQAGPLAPPPSHIPHSSFDSSYRAEVEEILRNRTNILPQLSSHQQTPPHQQHVASHLQEETSQLMNELTSLVANDYLERGIAMVVDQTAREVGQQVQQLKTSSVTIAAEIQSTVETDLIHITAIESINEATTYREKIAALMKGISAVMQELLEETVTCLVKFTAVSVWREALHLQIANEARNEACVAECDSLLTKCLADMVQLVADEVVKESKALRADNFAKISKKCCVIRLRRFFNRWLMLVIGRHKLRHCLQEFPVGPSVLSTELQLLHLRKPSVYTTTRPHVKRARVADNLSPFEQEMQLNTELQKRRKLLEFARIMLYQQLDLVDIAEKHYTNSQHFSNIYWQLCISTSNTLPLELEDWFKSKFCGSQQVTNKSAEAVQTWYCDTVNRHGRNFHICCKHIRGILSLAQSEIAVQERCLYGTHLVVFVMNSNRGRISWKARLQLTDL